In the Streptomyces fradiae ATCC 10745 = DSM 40063 genome, one interval contains:
- the mmpB gene encoding morphogenic membrane protein MmpB yields the protein MLWSDPENEPPEEMRAMQAMLRRAGTLLALAMLIGMLAAGLR from the coding sequence ATGCTGTGGTCCGACCCCGAGAACGAACCGCCCGAGGAGATGCGGGCCATGCAGGCCATGCTCCGCCGGGCCGGCACGCTGCTGGCCCTGGCCATGCTGATCGGCATGCTGGCCGCCGGCCTGCGCTGA
- a CDS encoding TetR/AcrR family transcriptional regulator: MTTTRPMRADARRNHERLLGVARAAFAEHGTDAALEDIARRAGVGIGTLYRHFPNRHALMNAVFQDAVTDLLARSRELARADEPCAALVEWLRAIVTHAGEYRGLARALMSASCDPKSALSQCNDPLREAGARLLTRAQEAGAVRGDVSIGDLLQLTNAIALAAEQNPGDPALADRLLTLTLRGVRT, encoded by the coding sequence ATGACGACGACCAGGCCCATGCGCGCCGACGCCCGCCGCAACCACGAGCGGCTGCTGGGCGTGGCCCGCGCCGCCTTCGCGGAGCACGGCACGGACGCGGCGCTGGAGGACATCGCGCGCCGCGCGGGTGTGGGCATCGGCACGCTGTACCGCCACTTCCCGAACCGGCACGCCCTGATGAACGCGGTGTTCCAGGACGCGGTGACGGATCTGCTGGCCCGGTCGCGGGAGCTGGCGCGGGCGGACGAGCCGTGCGCGGCGCTGGTGGAGTGGCTGCGCGCGATCGTCACCCACGCGGGTGAGTACCGGGGGCTGGCGCGGGCGCTGATGTCGGCGTCGTGCGACCCGAAGTCGGCGCTGTCGCAGTGCAACGACCCGCTGCGCGAGGCGGGCGCGCGCCTGCTGACCCGCGCCCAGGAGGCGGGCGCGGTGCGGGGCGACGTGTCGATCGGCGACCTGCTGCAGCTCACCAACGCGATAGCCCTGGCCGCCGAGCAGAACCCGGGCGACCCCGCCCTCGCCGACCGCCTGCTCACCCTCACCCTGCGCGGTGTGCGGACCTGA
- a CDS encoding glycosyltransferase, with the protein MRVLLSTYGSRGDVEPLVALAVRLRELGAQVRVCAPPDEVFARLLARAGVELVPVGRPMGTMTAPSTESAASRRVTELAAQFGAVAAAAEGCDVLLATGLAHFSSRSAAEKLGIPYVYATFCPFLLRSPHQAPPALLAGQSFPPEVTDNRALWDMNARTFNALHGEALNAHRASVGLPPVEDVYGFIFTDRPWLASDPVLGPWRETPELDVVHTGAWVLPDERPLADDLLAFLDAGTPPVFVGYGSMRGVSADIARVSIEAIRAHGRRALVGRGWAELAPIDDRDDCFVVGEVNQQALFGRVAAVVHHGGAGTTTTAARAGAPQVVVPQAGDQPYWAGRVAALGIGAAHDGSAPTTQSLSAALGTALGPETLARARAVAGGIRTDGAAVAARLLLDTVSRERPSVPA; encoded by the coding sequence TCGAACCGCTGGTGGCGCTGGCGGTGCGGTTGCGGGAACTCGGCGCGCAGGTGAGGGTCTGCGCGCCGCCGGACGAGGTCTTCGCCCGGCTGCTGGCCAGGGCCGGCGTGGAACTGGTGCCGGTCGGCAGGCCGATGGGCACGATGACGGCGCCGTCGACGGAATCGGCGGCCTCCCGGCGCGTGACCGAGCTGGCCGCGCAGTTCGGCGCGGTCGCCGCAGCCGCCGAGGGATGCGACGTTCTGCTGGCGACCGGTCTCGCGCACTTCTCCTCGCGGTCGGCGGCCGAGAAACTCGGCATCCCCTACGTGTACGCGACCTTCTGCCCGTTCCTGCTGCGGTCGCCGCACCAAGCGCCCCCCGCGCTGCTGGCGGGCCAGTCGTTCCCGCCGGAGGTGACCGACAACCGGGCGCTGTGGGACATGAACGCCCGGACCTTCAACGCGCTGCACGGCGAGGCGCTCAACGCCCACCGGGCCTCGGTCGGTCTGCCGCCGGTGGAGGACGTCTACGGTTTCATCTTCACCGACCGGCCGTGGCTGGCGTCGGACCCGGTCCTGGGTCCGTGGCGGGAGACCCCGGAGCTCGACGTCGTGCATACCGGGGCGTGGGTCCTGCCCGACGAACGCCCGCTGGCGGACGACCTGCTGGCGTTCCTGGACGCGGGCACACCTCCGGTGTTCGTCGGCTACGGCAGCATGCGCGGCGTCTCCGCGGACATCGCCCGGGTGTCCATCGAGGCGATCCGCGCGCACGGCCGCCGCGCGCTCGTCGGCCGCGGCTGGGCCGAACTGGCTCCGATCGACGACCGGGACGACTGTTTCGTCGTCGGCGAGGTCAATCAGCAGGCACTGTTCGGCAGGGTGGCCGCCGTCGTGCACCACGGCGGCGCGGGTACGACGACGACGGCCGCCCGGGCCGGAGCGCCGCAGGTGGTGGTGCCCCAGGCGGGGGACCAGCCCTACTGGGCCGGCCGGGTGGCCGCCCTGGGCATCGGTGCGGCACACGACGGCTCGGCTCCCACCACCCAGTCCCTGTCAGCCGCACTCGGGACGGCCCTCGGCCCCGAGACCCTCGCGCGGGCACGGGCCGTGGCCGGCGGCATCCGCACCGACGGAGCGGCAGTGGCCGCGAGACTGCTGCTCGACACCGTCAGCCGAGAAAGGCCGTCGGTGCCCGCGTGA
- a CDS encoding MmyB family transcriptional regulator, translating into MKTQDPPGVGRLLREWRRRRRLSQLDLALKADTSTRHLSCVETGRARPSREMVLRLAEHLEVPLRERNGLLLAAGYAPAYRESPLDGERMSMARAALRTMLERHDPYPAAAVDGLWNVVDGNRAMALLLGSAPPHLTESGGNVMRLILHPEGLAPRCPNFPEVRAHALARLGHQVATTGRADLRALYEEVSAYPPPPGSGPAPSGVDPTGIVTPLRLRTPFGEMAFFSMIATFGAPADVTLSELAVETFFPVDEETEARLRAFAATW; encoded by the coding sequence GTGAAGACCCAAGACCCGCCCGGCGTCGGGCGGTTACTGCGCGAATGGCGGCGGCGCCGGCGGCTGAGCCAGCTCGACCTGGCCCTGAAGGCGGACACGTCGACGCGGCACCTGTCATGCGTGGAGACCGGCCGTGCCCGGCCGAGCCGGGAGATGGTGCTGCGCCTCGCGGAGCACCTGGAGGTCCCGCTGCGGGAGCGCAACGGGCTGCTGCTGGCCGCCGGTTACGCGCCCGCGTACCGGGAGAGCCCGCTGGACGGGGAGCGCATGTCGATGGCCCGCGCGGCGCTGCGCACCATGCTGGAGCGCCACGACCCGTACCCGGCCGCCGCCGTGGACGGCCTGTGGAACGTCGTCGACGGCAACCGGGCGATGGCACTGCTGCTCGGCTCGGCGCCGCCGCACCTGACGGAGTCGGGCGGCAACGTGATGCGGCTGATCCTCCACCCGGAGGGCCTGGCCCCGCGGTGCCCGAACTTCCCGGAGGTGCGCGCCCACGCCCTCGCCCGCCTGGGGCACCAGGTCGCCACCACCGGCCGCGCCGACCTGCGGGCGCTGTACGAGGAGGTGTCCGCCTACCCTCCGCCGCCGGGTTCCGGCCCGGCGCCGAGCGGCGTGGACCCGACGGGCATCGTCACCCCGCTGCGGCTGCGGACGCCCTTCGGGGAGATGGCCTTCTTCAGCATGATCGCCACGTTCGGCGCGCCGGCGGACGTGACGCTGTCGGAGCTGGCGGTGGAGACCTTCTTCCCGGTCGACGAGGAGACGGAGGCCCGCCTCCGCGCCTTCGCCGCCACCTGGTGA
- a CDS encoding adenylate/guanylate cyclase domain-containing protein: MTVDDHNEGGAEYPTPHHVVDHTAEPTDNPLAIRLEQLILGAERRYTPFQAARTAGVSMDLASRFWRAMGFADIGQAKALTEADVLALRRLAGLVEAGLLSEPMAVQVARSTGQTTARLAEWQIDSFLEGLTEPPEPGMTRTEVTYPLVELLLPELQEFLVYVWRRQLAAATGRVVQAGDDEEMVDRRLAVGFADLVGFTRLTRRLEEEELGELVETFETTCADLVAAHGGRLIKTLGDEVLFAADDAGTAAEISLRLIETLKQDDMMPALRVGIAFGTVTTRMGDVFGTTVNLASRLTSIAPKNTVLVDGDFAEELSRTGEAPASEAQAAEEAARAEKEGTTAPVYRFALQPMWQRPVRGLGVIEPWMLSRREPKIPR, from the coding sequence GTGACCGTCGACGACCACAACGAGGGCGGCGCGGAGTACCCCACCCCCCACCATGTCGTCGACCACACGGCGGAGCCGACCGACAACCCCCTCGCCATCCGGCTGGAGCAGCTCATCCTCGGCGCCGAGCGGCGCTACACCCCCTTCCAGGCGGCCCGCACGGCGGGCGTCTCCATGGACCTCGCCTCCCGTTTCTGGCGGGCCATGGGCTTCGCGGACATCGGCCAGGCCAAGGCGCTGACCGAGGCCGACGTGCTGGCGCTGCGGCGGCTGGCCGGCCTGGTGGAGGCGGGGCTGCTGAGCGAGCCGATGGCCGTGCAGGTGGCCCGGTCCACGGGGCAGACGACGGCGCGGCTCGCCGAGTGGCAGATCGACTCCTTCCTGGAGGGCCTGACCGAGCCGCCCGAGCCCGGCATGACCCGGACCGAGGTGACGTATCCGCTGGTCGAGCTGTTGCTGCCGGAGCTCCAGGAGTTCCTGGTGTACGTGTGGCGGCGGCAGCTCGCCGCGGCGACCGGCCGCGTGGTGCAGGCCGGCGACGACGAGGAGATGGTGGACCGGCGGCTCGCCGTCGGCTTCGCGGACCTGGTCGGCTTCACCCGGCTGACCAGGCGGCTGGAGGAGGAGGAGCTCGGCGAGCTGGTCGAGACCTTCGAGACGACCTGCGCCGACCTGGTCGCGGCGCACGGCGGACGGCTGATCAAGACGCTCGGCGACGAGGTGCTCTTCGCCGCCGACGACGCGGGCACGGCGGCCGAGATCTCGCTGCGGCTCATCGAGACGCTGAAGCAGGACGACATGATGCCCGCGCTGCGCGTCGGCATCGCCTTCGGCACGGTCACCACCCGCATGGGGGACGTGTTCGGCACGACCGTGAACCTGGCGAGCCGGCTGACCTCGATAGCGCCCAAGAACACCGTCCTCGTCGACGGGGACTTCGCCGAGGAGCTGTCCCGTACGGGGGAGGCGCCCGCGTCGGAGGCGCAGGCGGCGGAGGAGGCGGCCCGCGCGGAGAAGGAGGGCACCACCGCGCCGGTGTACCGCTTCGCGCTCCAGCCCATGTGGCAGCGGCCGGTCCGGGGCCTCGGCGTCATCGAGCCCTGGATGCTCTCGCGGCGGGAGCCTAAGATCCCCCGTTAG
- a CDS encoding nucleoside triphosphate pyrophosphatase, which yields MSAQRRLVLASASPARLGLLRQAGLSPEVVVSGFDESRVTAPTPAELALALAEAKASLVAARPEASGALVVGCDSVLELDGRALGKPADAEEAVARWKSMRGRVGVLQTGHCVHDTAAKRYASATASTLVRFGDPTDEEIAAYVASGEPLHVAGAFTLDGRSAPFIDGIDGDPGNVIGLSLPLLRRLLRRLDVAVTDLWT from the coding sequence ATGAGTGCTCAGCGTCGTCTCGTCCTCGCCTCCGCCTCCCCCGCCCGCCTCGGACTGCTGCGGCAGGCCGGGCTCTCCCCCGAGGTCGTCGTCAGCGGCTTCGACGAGAGCCGGGTGACCGCCCCGACCCCCGCCGAGCTGGCCCTGGCGCTGGCCGAGGCGAAGGCCTCGCTGGTCGCCGCCCGCCCCGAGGCGTCGGGCGCCCTGGTCGTCGGCTGCGACTCGGTGCTGGAGCTGGACGGCCGGGCGCTGGGCAAGCCGGCCGACGCCGAGGAGGCCGTCGCCCGCTGGAAGTCCATGCGCGGCCGGGTCGGCGTCCTCCAGACCGGGCACTGCGTCCACGACACGGCGGCGAAGCGGTACGCCTCCGCGACGGCGTCCACGCTGGTGCGCTTCGGCGACCCGACGGACGAGGAGATCGCCGCGTACGTCGCCAGCGGGGAGCCGCTGCACGTGGCGGGCGCGTTCACGCTCGACGGGCGGTCCGCACCGTTCATCGACGGCATCGACGGGGACCCGGGCAACGTCATCGGCCTGTCGCTGCCGCTGCTGCGCCGCCTCCTGCGCCGCCTGGACGTGGCCGTCACGGACCTGTGGACCTGA
- a CDS encoding acyl-CoA carboxylase epsilon subunit translates to MIKVLRGNPTPEELAAALAVVRARAAATAAAGAAGTRPRTPDAWSAPTRIARALPPSPGPRSWTRTYWPV, encoded by the coding sequence ATGATCAAGGTCCTGCGGGGCAACCCGACCCCCGAGGAGCTCGCCGCCGCCCTGGCGGTGGTCAGGGCGCGGGCGGCGGCGACGGCCGCCGCCGGGGCGGCGGGCACGCGCCCGCGCACCCCGGACGCCTGGTCGGCGCCGACCCGCATCGCGCGGGCCCTGCCGCCGTCCCCGGGCCCGCGCTCCTGGACGCGGACCTACTGGCCCGTGTAG
- a CDS encoding acyl-CoA carboxylase subunit beta, with translation MSERQDTDIHTTAGKLADLQRRIEEATHAGSERAVEKQHAKGKLTARERIALLLDEDSFVELDEFARHRSTNFGLEKNRPYGDGVVTGYGTVDGRPVAVFSQDFTVFGGALGETFGQKIIKVMDFALKTGCPVIGINDSGGARIQEGVSALGMYGEIFRRNTHASGVIPQISLVVGPCAGGAVYSPAITDFTVMVDQTSHMFITGPDVIKTVTGEDVGFEELGGARTHNTTSGVAHHMAADEKDAVDYVKSLLSYLPSNNLSEPPSYPEEADLALTDEDRELDTLVPDSANQPYDIRTVVEHVLDDGEFLETQGMFAPNIVTGFGRVEGFPVGVVANQPMQFAGCLDINASEKAARFVRTCDAFNIPVLTFVDVPGFLPGVDQEYGGIIRRGAKLIYAYAEATVPLITVITRKAFGGAYDVMGSKHLGADLNLAWPTAQIAVMGAQGAVNILHRRALAAAPDDEREALRARLIQEYEDTLLNPYTAAERGYIDAVVMPSETRAQIVRGLRQLRTKRENLPPKKHGNIPL, from the coding sequence ATGTCCGAGCGTCAAGACACCGACATTCACACGACCGCGGGGAAGCTCGCGGATCTGCAGCGCCGAATCGAGGAGGCGACGCACGCGGGTTCCGAGCGTGCCGTCGAGAAGCAGCATGCCAAGGGCAAGCTGACCGCCCGCGAGCGGATCGCCCTCCTGCTGGACGAGGACTCCTTCGTCGAACTGGACGAGTTCGCGAGGCACCGGTCCACCAACTTCGGCCTGGAGAAGAACCGCCCGTACGGCGACGGCGTCGTCACCGGCTACGGCACGGTCGACGGCCGCCCGGTCGCGGTCTTCTCGCAGGACTTCACCGTCTTCGGCGGCGCCCTCGGCGAGACCTTCGGCCAGAAGATCATCAAGGTGATGGACTTCGCGCTGAAGACGGGCTGCCCGGTCATCGGCATCAACGACTCCGGCGGCGCCCGCATCCAGGAGGGCGTCAGCGCGCTCGGCATGTACGGCGAGATCTTCCGCCGCAACACCCACGCGTCCGGGGTGATCCCCCAGATCAGCCTGGTGGTGGGGCCGTGCGCGGGCGGGGCCGTGTACTCCCCGGCGATCACCGACTTCACGGTGATGGTCGACCAGACCTCGCACATGTTCATCACGGGCCCCGACGTCATCAAGACGGTGACCGGCGAGGACGTCGGTTTCGAGGAGCTGGGCGGCGCCCGCACCCACAACACCACCTCGGGCGTGGCGCACCACATGGCGGCGGACGAGAAGGACGCCGTCGACTACGTGAAGTCGCTGCTGTCCTACCTGCCGTCCAACAACCTGTCGGAGCCGCCGTCGTACCCGGAGGAGGCCGACCTCGCCCTCACCGACGAGGACCGCGAGCTGGACACGCTCGTCCCGGACTCCGCGAACCAGCCGTACGACATCCGCACGGTCGTCGAGCACGTCCTGGACGACGGCGAGTTCCTGGAGACCCAGGGCATGTTCGCGCCGAACATCGTCACCGGCTTCGGCCGCGTCGAGGGCTTCCCGGTGGGCGTCGTCGCCAACCAGCCGATGCAGTTCGCCGGCTGCCTGGACATCAACGCGAGCGAGAAGGCGGCGCGCTTCGTCCGCACCTGCGACGCGTTCAACATCCCGGTCCTCACCTTCGTCGACGTGCCCGGCTTCCTGCCGGGCGTCGACCAGGAGTACGGCGGCATCATCCGGCGCGGCGCGAAGCTGATCTACGCGTACGCGGAGGCGACCGTCCCGCTGATCACGGTCATCACGCGCAAGGCGTTCGGCGGCGCGTACGACGTGATGGGCTCCAAGCACCTGGGCGCCGACCTGAACCTGGCGTGGCCGACCGCGCAGATCGCCGTCATGGGCGCGCAGGGCGCGGTGAACATCCTGCACCGGCGCGCGCTCGCGGCGGCCCCGGACGACGAGCGGGAGGCGCTGCGCGCCCGGCTCATCCAGGAGTACGAGGACACGCTGCTCAACCCGTACACGGCGGCCGAGCGCGGCTACATCGACGCGGTGGTCATGCCGTCCGAGACGCGGGCGCAGATCGTGCGCGGCCTGCGCCAGCTGCGCACCAAGCGGGAGAACCTGCCCCCGAAGAAGCACGGCAACATCCCCCTGTAG
- a CDS encoding enoyl-CoA hydratase/isomerase family protein, with amino-acid sequence MSEQQPEQRDGERERDGVRYGEHVVVRRHGYVAELVLDRPKAMNAVSTEMARSIAAACDALAADPSARVTVLTSSHDRAFCVGADLKERNSFTDADLMRQRPTARAAYTGVLELPMPAIAAVRGFALGGGFELALACDLIVADATAVVGLPEVSVGVIPGGGGTQLLPRRVGAARAAELVFTARRVPAAEAAGLGLVDELVEDDARGAALELGARIAANSPVGLRAAKRALRLGHGLDVRAGLEVEDAAWRSVAFSGDRREGVAAFNEKRAPRWPGE; translated from the coding sequence ATGTCCGAGCAGCAGCCGGAGCAGCGGGACGGGGAGCGGGAGCGGGACGGGGTGCGGTACGGCGAGCACGTCGTCGTGCGCCGGCACGGGTACGTGGCCGAGCTGGTCCTCGACCGGCCGAAGGCCATGAACGCGGTCTCCACGGAGATGGCCCGCTCGATCGCCGCCGCCTGCGACGCGCTGGCGGCCGACCCCTCCGCGCGGGTCACCGTCCTGACCAGCTCCCACGACCGGGCCTTCTGCGTCGGCGCCGACCTGAAGGAGCGCAACTCCTTCACCGACGCCGACCTGATGCGCCAGCGGCCGACCGCCCGCGCCGCCTACACGGGCGTGCTGGAGCTGCCCATGCCGGCCATCGCGGCCGTGCGCGGCTTCGCGCTGGGCGGCGGGTTCGAGCTGGCGCTCGCCTGCGACCTGATCGTCGCCGACGCGACGGCCGTCGTCGGGCTGCCCGAGGTCTCCGTGGGGGTCATCCCCGGCGGCGGCGGTACGCAGCTGCTCCCGCGCCGGGTCGGGGCGGCCCGCGCCGCGGAGCTGGTCTTCACCGCCCGCCGGGTGCCGGCCGCCGAGGCCGCGGGGCTGGGCCTCGTCGACGAGCTGGTCGAGGACGACGCGCGCGGCGCCGCCCTGGAGCTGGGCGCGCGGATCGCGGCGAACTCGCCGGTCGGGCTGCGCGCCGCCAAGCGGGCCCTGCGCCTGGGGCACGGGCTCGACGTGCGGGCCGGTCTGGAGGTGGAGGACGCCGCGTGGCGGTCCGTCGCCTTCTCCGGGGACCGCCGGGAGGGCGTGGCCGCGTTCAACGAGAAGCGTGCGCCGCGCTGGCCGGGGGAGTAG
- a CDS encoding acetyl/propionyl/methylcrotonyl-CoA carboxylase subunit alpha, translating into MRKVLIANRGEIAVRVARACRDAGIASVAVYADPDRDALHVRAADEAFALGGDTPATSYLDIAKVLGAAKDSGADAVHPGYGFLSENAEFAQAVIDAGLIWIGPPPQAIRDLGDKVAARHIAQRAGAPLVAGTPDPVSGADEVVAFAEEHGLPIAIKAAFGGGGRGLKVARTLEEVPELYDSAVREAVAAFGRGECFVERYLDRPRHVETQCLADTHGNVVVVSTRDCSLQRRHQKLVEEAPAPFLTEEQNAELYRASKAILKEAGYVGAGTVEFLVGNDGTISFLEVNTRLQVEHPVTEEVTGIDLVREMFRIADGEALGYDDPPVRGHSFEFRINGEDPGRGFLPAPGTVTLFDPPTGPGVRLDAGVESGSVIGPAWDSLLAKLIVTGATRTQALERARRALAEFQVEGMATAIPFHRAVVADPAFAPAKGPFAIHTRWIETEFVNDIKPFAAPADTEADEEESGRETVVVEVGGKRLEVSLPSTLGMSLARTGLAAGARPKRRAKKKAASAASGDTLASPMQGTIVKVAVEEGQEVKEGDLIVVLEAMKMEQPLNAHRAGTVKGLSAEIGASVTSGAVICEIKD; encoded by the coding sequence GTGCGCAAGGTGCTCATCGCCAACCGTGGCGAAATCGCTGTCCGTGTCGCCCGTGCCTGCCGGGACGCCGGGATCGCGAGCGTAGCCGTCTACGCCGATCCGGACCGGGACGCCCTGCACGTCCGTGCGGCGGACGAGGCGTTCGCCCTGGGCGGTGACACCCCGGCGACCAGCTATCTGGACATCGCCAAGGTGCTCGGAGCGGCCAAGGACTCGGGCGCGGACGCGGTCCACCCCGGTTACGGATTCCTGTCGGAGAACGCCGAGTTCGCCCAGGCCGTCATCGACGCGGGCCTGATCTGGATCGGCCCGCCCCCGCAGGCCATCCGGGACCTCGGCGACAAGGTCGCCGCCCGGCACATCGCCCAGCGCGCCGGCGCGCCGCTGGTGGCCGGCACGCCCGACCCGGTCTCCGGCGCGGACGAGGTCGTCGCCTTCGCCGAGGAGCACGGGCTGCCCATCGCGATCAAGGCCGCGTTCGGTGGCGGCGGGCGCGGTCTGAAGGTCGCCCGCACCCTCGAAGAGGTCCCCGAGCTCTACGACTCCGCCGTCCGCGAGGCCGTCGCCGCCTTCGGGCGGGGCGAGTGCTTCGTCGAGCGCTACCTGGACCGGCCCCGCCACGTCGAGACCCAGTGCCTGGCGGACACCCACGGCAACGTGGTCGTCGTCTCCACCCGCGACTGCTCCCTGCAGCGCCGCCACCAGAAGCTCGTCGAGGAGGCCCCGGCGCCGTTCCTCACCGAGGAGCAGAACGCCGAGCTGTACCGGGCGTCCAAGGCCATCCTGAAGGAGGCCGGCTACGTAGGCGCCGGCACGGTGGAGTTCCTCGTCGGCAACGACGGCACCATCTCCTTCCTGGAGGTCAACACCCGCCTCCAGGTCGAGCACCCCGTCACCGAGGAGGTCACGGGCATCGACCTGGTGCGCGAGATGTTCCGCATCGCCGACGGCGAGGCACTCGGCTACGACGACCCGCCGGTGCGCGGCCACTCCTTCGAGTTCCGCATCAACGGCGAGGACCCCGGCCGGGGCTTCCTCCCCGCGCCCGGCACCGTCACGCTCTTCGACCCGCCCACCGGCCCCGGCGTCCGCCTCGACGCCGGCGTCGAGTCCGGCAGCGTCATCGGCCCGGCCTGGGACTCCCTGCTGGCCAAGCTGATCGTCACCGGCGCCACCCGCACCCAGGCCCTGGAGCGCGCCCGCCGCGCCCTGGCCGAGTTCCAGGTCGAGGGCATGGCCACCGCCATCCCCTTCCACCGCGCCGTCGTCGCCGACCCCGCCTTCGCGCCCGCCAAGGGCCCCTTCGCCATCCACACCCGGTGGATCGAGACCGAGTTCGTCAACGACATCAAGCCCTTCGCCGCGCCCGCCGACACCGAGGCGGACGAGGAGGAGAGCGGCCGCGAGACCGTCGTCGTCGAGGTCGGCGGCAAGCGCCTGGAGGTCTCCCTGCCCTCCACCCTGGGCATGAGCCTGGCCCGCACGGGCCTGGCCGCCGGCGCCCGCCCCAAGCGCCGCGCGAAGAAGAAGGCCGCCTCGGCCGCCTCCGGCGACACCCTGGCCTCCCCCATGCAGGGCACCATCGTCAAGGTCGCCGTGGAGGAGGGCCAGGAGGTCAAGGAGGGCGACCTCATCGTGGTCCTGGAGGCCATGAAGATGGAGCAGCCCCTCAACGCCCACCGCGCCGGCACCGTCAAGGGCCTGTCCGCCGAGATCGGCGCGTCCGTCACCTCGGGCGCCGTCATCTGCGAGATCAAGGACTGA
- a CDS encoding biotin--[acetyl-CoA-carboxylase] ligase, which produces MTPSHGPGTGPASRWSDLERPPLNAPALRRALLRPGSLWTSVDLVPGTGSTNTDLAARAASLAEGAVLVAEEQTAGRGRLGRTWTAPARSGLFFSVLLKPDVPARRLAWLPLLTGVAVATGLARAAGVDTALKWPNDLLVTVGGEERKAGGILAERAGDDGVVVGVGVNVTLRADELPVPAAGSLALADAVCTDRDPLLRAVLRSLEEWYGRWTAASGDPDASGLQAAYAAGCATLGRAVRAELPGDRTLTGRAAAIDGEGRLVVALPEGGREAVGAGDIVHLRPAD; this is translated from the coding sequence ATGACGCCCTCCCATGGTCCAGGAACAGGTCCCGCGAGCCGCTGGAGCGATCTGGAACGGCCCCCGCTGAACGCCCCCGCGCTGCGCCGGGCGCTGCTGCGGCCGGGCTCGCTGTGGACCTCCGTCGACCTCGTGCCCGGTACCGGCTCCACCAACACCGACCTCGCCGCCCGCGCCGCCTCGCTCGCGGAGGGCGCCGTGCTGGTGGCGGAGGAGCAGACCGCCGGGCGGGGCCGCCTCGGCCGGACCTGGACGGCGCCCGCCCGCTCCGGGCTGTTCTTCTCCGTACTCCTCAAGCCCGACGTGCCGGCCCGGCGCCTGGCGTGGCTGCCGCTGCTGACCGGCGTCGCCGTCGCCACCGGGCTGGCCCGCGCCGCCGGGGTGGACACGGCGCTGAAGTGGCCCAACGACCTGCTGGTCACCGTCGGCGGCGAGGAGCGCAAGGCCGGCGGGATCCTCGCCGAGCGGGCCGGGGACGACGGGGTCGTCGTGGGCGTCGGCGTCAACGTCACCCTGCGCGCCGACGAGCTGCCCGTCCCGGCGGCCGGTTCGCTCGCCCTCGCCGACGCCGTGTGCACCGACCGCGACCCGCTGCTGCGGGCCGTGCTGCGCTCCCTGGAGGAGTGGTACGGCAGGTGGACCGCCGCCTCCGGCGACCCGGACGCCTCCGGGCTCCAGGCCGCCTACGCGGCGGGCTGCGCCACGCTCGGCCGGGCCGTGCGGGCGGAGCTGCCCGGCGACCGGACGCTGACCGGCCGGGCCGCCGCGATCGACGGCGAGGGGCGGCTGGTGGTGGCCCTCCCGGAGGGCGGGCGCGAGGCGGTGGGCGCGGGCGACATCGTCCACCTGAGGCCGGCGGACTGA